The proteins below are encoded in one region of Paenibacillus albus:
- a CDS encoding MFS transporter, whose amino-acid sequence MKTAIWLYLFLFVAFFDLHAQYPILTPFAVSLGAAPSFIGLMMGLYSITHLPGNVIAGYGVDRFGSRLFIVFSLAAAGVILLLQSRVTDPWQLLTLRSISGFVLAFLSPACMSLLARITSDRVKQGKLMAGNGLMHTVASVISPAAGAYLVAQIGFTTAFFVLGWILIVTAVCALFFIRDIPATPQAAELSQPLSAHMNAHQLGMRGKTLKETEKAPSVPWLIYLLPVAMSCAQGILSFELPLMATSKEAMMTTGLLFSVVSLGALLTLSMLFLNKLSPFLRSLWGAFMLAITYFAIAAGVPVSFMILLFVVGMCKGVIFTALSSLLIESSGGTRYGRTFSFLSIAFSVGAFMGPMLAGQLRNYISPYYIAFLSLMIAVSVLPFYAYTTRTGGTGAHFSRTG is encoded by the coding sequence TTGAAAACAGCCATCTGGCTCTATCTGTTTCTGTTCGTCGCCTTCTTCGACCTGCATGCACAATATCCGATTCTGACACCGTTCGCGGTGTCGCTCGGAGCCGCGCCGTCGTTCATAGGTCTCATGATGGGACTGTACTCGATCACGCATTTGCCCGGCAACGTCATTGCCGGTTACGGCGTCGACAGATTCGGCAGCCGGCTGTTCATCGTCTTCAGCCTTGCCGCCGCAGGCGTCATTCTGCTGCTGCAGTCGCGCGTAACGGACCCTTGGCAGCTGCTGACGCTCCGTTCAATCAGCGGCTTCGTGCTCGCCTTTCTCTCGCCGGCTTGTATGTCGCTGCTGGCACGCATCACCTCTGATCGGGTCAAACAAGGCAAGCTGATGGCGGGTAACGGCCTCATGCATACAGTTGCATCCGTCATCTCTCCGGCTGCCGGAGCTTATCTCGTCGCCCAGATCGGCTTCACGACCGCTTTCTTTGTGCTCGGCTGGATTCTCATCGTCACCGCTGTCTGCGCGTTGTTCTTCATCCGCGATATTCCGGCCACACCGCAAGCGGCCGAGCTCTCACAACCGCTCTCCGCACACATGAACGCGCATCAGCTCGGCATGCGCGGCAAGACGTTGAAGGAAACAGAGAAGGCCCCTTCCGTCCCGTGGCTCATCTATCTGCTGCCCGTTGCGATGAGCTGCGCGCAAGGTATTCTCTCCTTCGAGCTGCCGCTCATGGCAACGAGCAAAGAGGCGATGATGACGACAGGACTGCTGTTCTCTGTTGTCAGCCTCGGTGCGCTGCTCACGCTCAGCATGCTGTTCTTGAACAAGCTATCGCCATTTCTCCGCTCGCTGTGGGGCGCATTCATGCTGGCGATCACGTATTTTGCAATAGCCGCAGGTGTTCCCGTATCGTTCATGATTCTGCTCTTCGTCGTCGGCATGTGCAAAGGTGTCATCTTCACTGCCCTCTCGTCACTGCTGATCGAGTCGAGCGGCGGAACCAGATACGGCCGCACCTTCTCGTTCTTGTCGATTGCCTTCTCGGTTGGAGCATTCATGGGTCCTATGCTCGCCGGCCAGCTGCGCAATTATATCTCGCCATACTATATCGCATTCCTCAGTCTGATGATTGCAGTGTCCGTGCTACCGTTCTACGCCTATACGACGAGGACCGGAGGCACTGGAGCCCATTTTTCGAGAACTGGGTAA
- a CDS encoding metal-dependent hydrolase gives MDSGTHLVMGLGLAGLASVDPVLASDQTLHAAVLIGTVVGSQAPDLDGVLRLKSNALYIRNHRGASHSIPAILIWTVLITAVLELIFGFHLPWLHVGGWVLLAVCVHVFSDLFNTYGTQAARPFTEKWISWNIIHIFDPVIFVSHIIAIVLWALRIGDPTIIFPSLYAFLIVYYIWRTVVHRALSKRMIGLDSVHEEGDQYILIPTISLHDWNVVKRRADGSFFIGDFRGGKLRWMDRAKCSNHPAVEKSKNDHSIRAFLYFTSFACAEVQEHPWGYEVRWSDVRYRHRKQYPFVGVLLMDKEFKTLGSYVGWLSEDRLQKRLRMNTY, from the coding sequence ATGGATAGCGGAACGCATTTAGTCATGGGACTTGGACTTGCGGGGCTTGCCTCGGTTGACCCCGTTCTCGCATCAGACCAGACGCTGCATGCTGCCGTATTGATCGGCACGGTCGTCGGTTCTCAGGCTCCGGATCTAGACGGGGTGCTCAGACTCAAAAGCAATGCCTTGTATATACGCAATCACCGAGGAGCATCTCATTCCATTCCAGCCATTCTCATCTGGACGGTGCTCATCACTGCCGTACTCGAGCTCATATTCGGTTTTCATCTGCCTTGGCTGCATGTAGGCGGATGGGTGCTCCTCGCTGTCTGTGTCCATGTGTTCTCCGATTTGTTCAACACGTACGGTACGCAAGCAGCCAGGCCCTTTACGGAAAAATGGATCTCGTGGAATATCATCCATATCTTTGATCCGGTCATCTTCGTCTCCCACATCATCGCTATTGTGCTGTGGGCGCTGCGGATCGGCGATCCAACGATTATTTTTCCATCGCTGTATGCTTTCCTTATCGTTTACTACATTTGGCGAACCGTCGTCCATCGCGCGCTTAGCAAGCGTATGATCGGACTGGATTCCGTTCATGAGGAAGGCGATCAATATATATTGATCCCGACCATTTCTCTACACGATTGGAACGTTGTCAAACGTCGGGCAGACGGCTCCTTCTTCATCGGCGACTTCCGGGGCGGCAAGCTCCGTTGGATGGACCGGGCCAAGTGCTCCAATCATCCTGCCGTCGAGAAATCGAAGAACGACCACTCGATTCGCGCATTCCTCTACTTCACCTCCTTCGCTTGCGCAGAGGTGCAGGAGCATCCTTGGGGCTACGAGGTGCGCTGGTCGGATGTTCGCTACAGGCATCGCAAGCAGTATCCGTTCGTCGGCGTGCTGCTCATGGATAAGGAGTTTAAGACGCTCGGCTCTTATGTCGGCTGGCTAAGCGAGGATCGGCTGCAGAAGCGGCTGCGCATGAATACGTATTGA
- a CDS encoding toprim domain-containing protein codes for MDIAIIVEGKNDKSRLRRVLNEEVDIFCTMGTPGVTQLEKLRRQIGDRQTYIFTDNDASGKRIRGMLRDTFPDAEHIHTRRGYPGVEKTPPDYLIEQLEKAGLEEYIMYPAQSTAIWSKEDDF; via the coding sequence ATGGACATCGCAATCATTGTGGAAGGCAAGAATGACAAGAGCCGGCTCCGCCGTGTACTGAATGAGGAAGTGGATATATTCTGTACGATGGGCACTCCCGGTGTGACCCAGCTGGAGAAGCTGCGCAGGCAGATCGGCGACAGGCAAACGTATATTTTCACCGACAATGACGCTTCCGGCAAACGAATTCGCGGGATGCTGCGCGATACATTTCCCGATGCGGAGCATATTCACACGCGCCGCGGCTATCCGGGGGTTGAGAAGACGCCACCGGATTATCTGATCGAGCAATTAGAAAAGGCGGGCCTCGAGGAGTACATCATGTACCCGGCTCAAAGCACCGCCATTTGGAGTAAAGAGGATGATTTCTAA
- a CDS encoding SCO family protein, protein MPVVRKYGFPIAVLALCAVMAIYLYLSSSKGTKVNLDQNLKAPSFTLTDLDGKNVTLENTNGKVRVIYFFYANCPDICPPTTYLMTQVQDKLKASGNFGKDVEFMSITFDPKRDSLAAMKEFAGKFDIDASGWKFLREDSEEETAQLMKNFGLGLAKDPSTNLFTHTDTITFVDKQGVVRKYLTGSIDETQNADKITKVVDALLKE, encoded by the coding sequence ATGCCTGTAGTACGTAAATACGGCTTTCCCATTGCGGTGCTGGCGTTATGCGCGGTAATGGCAATCTATTTATACTTATCGTCCTCGAAGGGTACGAAGGTAAACCTGGATCAGAATCTGAAGGCGCCAAGCTTCACGCTGACAGATCTGGACGGCAAAAATGTGACACTTGAGAATACGAACGGCAAGGTGCGCGTGATCTACTTCTTCTACGCCAACTGCCCGGATATTTGTCCGCCGACGACTTATCTGATGACGCAGGTGCAGGACAAGCTGAAGGCGAGCGGCAACTTCGGCAAAGACGTTGAGTTCATGTCGATTACGTTCGATCCGAAGCGCGACTCGCTAGCTGCGATGAAGGAATTCGCCGGCAAGTTCGATATTGATGCGAGCGGCTGGAAGTTTCTGCGTGAGGACAGCGAGGAAGAGACTGCCCAGCTGATGAAGAATTTCGGGCTTGGCCTTGCGAAAGACCCGAGCACGAACCTATTCACGCATACGGACACGATTACGTTCGTAGATAAGCAAGGCGTTGTACGCAAATACTTAACTGGCTCCATCGATGAGACACAGAATGCAGACAAGATTACGAAAGTCGTGGATGCGCTGTTGAAAGAGTAG
- the cyoE gene encoding heme o synthase produces the protein MFKEYVALTKPKLIRLNAFAAFGGFWVASKWDIDWVLMIYMLIGSGLVMASACVINNYWDRELDKKMERTKNRALPTNRLKPANVLIYGIVLGIVGSVILFALVNPLSGWLGLLGFFAYVVVYTMWLKRTSTWSTSIGGISGAMPPVIGYCAVTGSVDAGAWILFALLFLWQPAHFWSLAIRRVEEYREAGFPLLPVVKGIKRTKLQMNPYIVLLIPTGILMFTYGYVGYAFLIISLLGSVLWLVHTLAGLKTADTNKWARTNFFISINYLMIVFLVMIVDTNGAV, from the coding sequence GTGTTTAAAGAATATGTGGCCCTAACGAAACCGAAACTCATACGATTGAATGCTTTTGCTGCGTTCGGCGGGTTCTGGGTCGCTTCAAAATGGGATATTGATTGGGTGCTTATGATCTACATGCTGATCGGTTCGGGTCTTGTAATGGCGTCAGCTTGTGTCATTAATAACTACTGGGATCGTGAGCTGGACAAGAAGATGGAACGGACGAAGAACCGGGCACTGCCGACGAATCGGCTGAAGCCTGCGAATGTGCTGATCTATGGCATTGTTCTGGGGATTGTCGGTTCGGTCATTCTATTCGCGCTCGTCAATCCGCTGTCCGGTTGGCTTGGTTTGCTAGGATTCTTTGCTTATGTTGTTGTTTATACGATGTGGCTGAAACGGACATCGACCTGGAGTACGTCCATTGGCGGTATTTCCGGCGCAATGCCTCCAGTCATCGGTTACTGTGCAGTTACTGGCTCTGTAGATGCAGGCGCATGGATTCTATTCGCGCTGTTGTTCCTGTGGCAGCCCGCGCATTTCTGGTCGCTTGCGATCCGCCGCGTGGAAGAATATCGTGAAGCTGGATTCCCGCTGCTTCCAGTTGTGAAGGGCATTAAACGGACGAAGCTGCAAATGAACCCTTACATTGTGCTGCTCATCCCGACTGGCATTCTCATGTTCACATATGGCTATGTCGGTTATGCGTTTCTCATTATCTCGCTGCTAGGCAGCGTGCTGTGGCTTGTTCATACACTTGCTGGCCTTAAGACAGCAGATACGAATAAGTGGGCAAGAACGAATTTCTTTATCTCGATTAACTACTTGATGATCGTGTTCCTCGTTATGATCGTGGATACGAACGGTGCAGTGTAG
- a CDS encoding AEC family transporter: MAIFLSILVNNIIPLAVMIALGITLHRAFSLDIKTLSKLNFYLFSPAIMFKLLYTTEVSLQSAVHVMLFFLVFMLLLYGCVELAIRVRGIEKGRRGAMRNSVLFYNSANYGIPLNELVFASNPFTLSVQVLIMMMQSLLPNTYGIYSVNAHRITGKQIVRTILKQPVIYAIPFGFLMRGFDVPIPHALQVPVDYLANAFIGVALITLGVQLGSMKLSLRSLMLKDILLSCSLRLIGGPLLASLVVWMLGIDGLMAKALIISSSVPTSLSSVLLAVEFDNEQDFASQAVLVSTLLSMVTVTFVIYVVG; this comes from the coding sequence GTGGCCATATTTTTATCCATATTAGTGAACAACATTATCCCGCTTGCGGTCATGATTGCTTTAGGCATCACGCTGCATCGGGCTTTTTCTTTAGATATTAAGACGTTATCCAAGCTGAATTTCTATCTGTTCTCGCCTGCCATTATGTTTAAATTGTTGTATACGACTGAAGTGTCGCTGCAGTCTGCGGTACATGTGATGCTGTTCTTCCTCGTGTTCATGCTGCTGCTCTACGGCTGCGTAGAGCTTGCGATTCGGGTACGGGGTATAGAGAAGGGGCGGCGCGGGGCGATGCGCAACAGCGTGCTGTTCTACAACAGCGCGAATTACGGCATTCCATTGAATGAGCTTGTGTTCGCTTCGAACCCGTTCACCTTGTCGGTGCAAGTGCTGATTATGATGATGCAGTCGCTCCTTCCGAACACATACGGGATCTATAGCGTGAATGCCCATCGTATTACTGGCAAGCAGATTGTGCGGACGATATTGAAGCAGCCGGTCATCTACGCGATTCCGTTCGGATTTCTCATGCGAGGGTTCGACGTGCCGATTCCTCATGCGCTGCAGGTGCCCGTAGATTATTTGGCAAATGCCTTCATCGGCGTTGCGCTCATTACGCTCGGCGTTCAGCTCGGCAGCATGAAGCTCTCGCTGCGCAGCCTCATGCTGAAAGACATCCTGCTATCTTGCAGCCTCAGGCTGATCGGCGGCCCGCTGCTCGCAAGTCTCGTCGTCTGGATGCTCGGCATTGATGGACTAATGGCGAAGGCGCTCATCATTTCCTCATCGGTGCCTACCTCGCTATCGAGCGTGTTGCTTGCCGTTGAGTTCGACAATGAGCAGGATTTTGCTTCGCAGGCCGTACTTGTTTCCACTTTATTAAGTATGGTGACGGTCACATTCGTTATCTATGTGGTGGGATAG
- a CDS encoding transglutaminase domain-containing protein, producing the protein MHSWVLPMLKPEPVALMVLLILLVSIIQGMRRGAPRSAKHLFFFIWQAASVVLALVIAGKVSTRLSPVIRDLLVERHIVVPKEELSSMKQLWYTFITSLRDFELLRFSALFLLSYAIVRSLLQFIEPLFEVVYDRFVRSEQAADSGRQHSRMPQRMRSGTASRATGALLGALLGAGRAFLVIAILFVYVSLLPGAAGVDSIRASALYKKTAAEILTPVAGDVLKQGPVFSDAVQAEFRKVLERKYEVIDAAVPANIEAAAVKVTKNAHTDEEKARALYDWIGTRIAYDWDKANNYVNKNIWKEQTPVETFDTRKGVCIDVARLYAVMARSIGLDVKVVTGLGATGSGGYGPHAWNEVKLADQGGKWIPLDATWASSGDWFNPKGFASSHIQQA; encoded by the coding sequence ATGCATAGCTGGGTTCTGCCGATGCTCAAACCAGAACCAGTTGCGCTTATGGTGCTGCTCATCCTGCTTGTCTCTATCATTCAAGGTATGAGAAGAGGTGCACCTCGCAGCGCGAAGCACCTTTTCTTTTTTATTTGGCAGGCGGCAAGTGTCGTACTGGCGCTAGTCATAGCAGGCAAAGTCTCGACGAGACTCTCGCCGGTCATTCGTGACCTGCTCGTGGAGCGACACATTGTCGTGCCGAAGGAAGAGCTTAGCTCCATGAAGCAGCTATGGTATACCTTTATTACAAGCTTGCGGGATTTCGAGCTGCTGCGTTTCAGCGCATTGTTTCTGCTTAGTTATGCCATCGTACGGAGTTTGCTCCAATTCATAGAGCCGCTGTTTGAAGTGGTATATGATAGATTTGTCCGCTCGGAGCAAGCGGCCGATTCGGGACGTCAGCACTCCCGAATGCCGCAGCGTATGCGTTCAGGTACGGCAAGCCGGGCAACCGGGGCGCTGCTTGGGGCCTTGCTCGGCGCTGGACGAGCTTTCCTTGTCATTGCGATTCTATTCGTCTATGTGTCGCTGCTTCCGGGGGCGGCAGGGGTGGATTCGATTCGGGCTTCGGCGCTTTACAAGAAGACAGCGGCAGAGATATTGACCCCTGTAGCCGGCGATGTTCTGAAGCAAGGGCCGGTGTTTAGTGATGCGGTGCAAGCGGAGTTCCGCAAGGTGCTGGAGCGCAAGTATGAAGTGATCGACGCAGCGGTTCCGGCAAATATTGAGGCAGCAGCTGTGAAAGTAACCAAAAATGCGCACACTGATGAAGAGAAGGCAAGAGCGCTCTACGATTGGATCGGCACGCGCATCGCTTATGACTGGGATAAAGCGAATAATTATGTGAATAAGAACATTTGGAAAGAACAGACGCCAGTTGAAACTTTTGATACCCGAAAAGGCGTCTGTATAGATGTGGCCAGACTTTATGCCGTAATGGCGAGGTCGATTGGGCTTGATGTTAAGGTTGTTACAGGGCTTGGCGCGACAGGCAGCGGCGGCTATGGTCCGCATGCATGGAATGAAGTGAAGCTTGCCGATCAAGGAGGCAAGTGGATTCCGCTCGATGCAACCTGGGCATCATCTGGAGACTGGTTTAATCCCAAAGGATTCGCCTCCTCGCATATCCAGCAGGCTTGA
- a CDS encoding cell wall hydrolase yields MAAIKSNSEEVKLLARLLRAEAEGEGNQGMLMVGNVGVNRVLGNCIDFKNIRTIQQMVYQSPGGFEATQKSYFYQAARDNEIALAKRVINGERLWPSTNALWYFRPAGSCPPTWWDQRFEGKFKAHCFYVPKPGECPAVY; encoded by the coding sequence ATGGCAGCAATTAAATCGAACTCTGAAGAAGTTAAGCTGCTCGCTAGGCTTCTCCGCGCGGAAGCCGAAGGCGAAGGCAACCAGGGCATGCTGATGGTCGGAAACGTAGGTGTCAACCGTGTTCTTGGCAATTGTATCGACTTCAAGAACATCCGCACCATTCAGCAAATGGTATATCAAAGCCCCGGAGGATTCGAAGCTACGCAGAAAAGCTACTTCTATCAGGCTGCCAGAGACAATGAGATTGCACTTGCGAAACGTGTCATCAACGGTGAACGTTTGTGGCCTTCGACGAATGCATTATGGTACTTCCGGCCGGCCGGCAGCTGTCCGCCTACCTGGTGGGACCAACGTTTCGAAGGCAAGTTCAAGGCTCATTGCTTCTACGTGCCGAAGCCTGGTGAATGTCCAGCGGTTTATTAA
- a CDS encoding DUF456 domain-containing protein yields the protein MEIAGWIIVVVLFIVGMAGAIFPILPGALAIYAAFFVYGFFISFEHFGVWFWIIQTLIVAALFIADYAVNAWGVKKFGGSRASIIGSTIGILIGPFVIPAFGLLLGPLLGAIIGELIVGSKLDEALKAGLGAVVGLFTSMVAKIVLQAAMIIIFFIWINN from the coding sequence ATGGAGATTGCGGGCTGGATTATCGTCGTCGTCCTGTTTATTGTAGGAATGGCGGGTGCAATATTTCCAATATTGCCAGGCGCGCTTGCTATTTATGCCGCTTTCTTCGTTTACGGATTTTTTATTTCGTTCGAACATTTCGGTGTATGGTTCTGGATCATTCAAACACTGATCGTCGCGGCACTGTTCATTGCTGATTACGCGGTTAACGCATGGGGCGTCAAGAAATTCGGGGGCTCGCGAGCATCCATTATCGGGAGCACAATCGGCATCCTGATCGGGCCATTCGTCATTCCGGCCTTCGGACTGCTGCTAGGACCTCTGCTTGGCGCGATTATCGGTGAGTTGATTGTCGGCTCCAAGTTGGACGAGGCCCTCAAGGCAGGCTTAGGCGCAGTAGTAGGCTTATTCACCAGCATGGTGGCAAAGATAGTGCTTCAAGCTGCCATGATTATTATTTTCTTTATTTGGATTAACAACTAA
- a CDS encoding Cof-type HAD-IIB family hydrolase, with protein MGSIKLVALDMDGTLLNDRQEVSSENAMWIRKALDAGVTVCFATGRGFQSALPYAEQLGLDTPMITVNGGEIWHRPHVLHKRTLMSPDMLQRLHELALSHPECWYWAYTTMDIYNKEKWIEPAADYAAHHWLKFGYHIDDTTVRDAILKEASSWGGLEITNSSPWNLEMNPIGVSKASAIREVCKLLDIDMSQVAAMGDSLNDIAMIREVGLGVAMGNAQAEVKAAADAVTVTNEEHAVMHLIRDYVLKG; from the coding sequence ATGGGATCGATTAAACTGGTAGCACTTGATATGGACGGCACGCTGCTGAATGATCGTCAAGAAGTTAGCAGCGAGAATGCAATGTGGATTCGCAAAGCACTGGATGCAGGCGTTACGGTCTGCTTCGCGACAGGACGCGGTTTTCAAAGCGCGCTGCCTTATGCGGAGCAGCTGGGGCTGGATACGCCGATGATCACGGTGAACGGCGGAGAGATATGGCATCGTCCGCATGTGCTGCACAAACGTACGCTGATGTCGCCTGACATGCTTCAGCGGCTTCATGAGCTTGCGCTTTCGCATCCGGAATGCTGGTATTGGGCTTACACAACGATGGATATATACAACAAAGAGAAATGGATCGAGCCCGCTGCTGATTACGCTGCGCATCATTGGCTTAAATTCGGCTATCATATCGATGATACCACGGTGCGTGACGCGATTTTGAAGGAAGCATCCTCATGGGGCGGGCTTGAAATTACGAATTCTTCACCGTGGAATTTGGAGATGAATCCGATAGGCGTGTCAAAAGCTTCGGCAATACGCGAGGTGTGCAAGCTTCTCGATATCGACATGTCGCAGGTTGCAGCAATGGGCGACAGCTTGAATGACATTGCGATGATTCGCGAGGTTGGGCTTGGCGTTGCAATGGGCAATGCGCAGGCGGAAGTGAAGGCGGCGGCCGATGCGGTAACCGTCACGAATGAAGAACATGCCGTTATGCATCTAATTCGGGACTACGTGCTGAAAGGATGA
- a CDS encoding peptidoglycan D,D-transpeptidase FtsI family protein yields MVQQDDPQKREITNRRNFSFRLNLFFFVTFFVFSVLIVRLAILQFVEGPSLREEEEKRGSTNVLIPPIRGNIYDSGGKAIAYSTSTQSLYYSIEPGTKKEDSLETARQLYYVFQQKGDPKAAISLETIVKNMDLDYKKNTVSVPRRIKSGLSEKEIAYFMENRDHYKGIDIVEESIRHYDSSRTSVQLVGYLKKYGGGAENNLYKERGKTDDPRLKYLQTEDVGFDGLEYLYQDILRGKNGLKTYPVNAASRIIGPPVITKPEKGDNIYLTINRNVQEATEQAIMDQLHFLQTTPDRERHRDNAKTGYAVAMEVKTGKIIAMASMPDYDPNIWEGGKISSEDYDTISSVLQNGTISPVIGPYKDPKEQRKHPSSVVFLGSTQKPLSILIGLNEKLFTTTSTYTDTGSFYYGKGASRRRIGNSKGHAYGTLDPASAIAHSSNPFMSKMVGDALYRRDPENGVDIWDSYVKQFGLGVSTESGLLNESKGVIGYFHEREAASSQSALILASFGQMGRYTTLQLAQYAATLASHGKRMKPQFVKEIRDADGKVVQSYQPEVLNTINFPDEYWKEIEKGMLNVSITEFNNAPYKVLRKTGTSQQQVSGAIVENSVFIASAPAEDPVIAVAVVIPEGGFGAYGAAPVARKIFDAYNDEIGLHGVPAKPKTPTTPPANSAGTGAGTGAGTPVNGATANGNANQNANKNTNTNTNANAGKPQT; encoded by the coding sequence GTGGTACAGCAAGACGATCCGCAGAAGCGGGAAATTACGAACCGGCGAAATTTTTCGTTCCGGCTCAATCTGTTCTTTTTTGTTACTTTTTTCGTGTTTAGTGTCCTTATCGTCCGTTTAGCTATTCTGCAGTTCGTAGAAGGCCCGTCCTTGCGGGAAGAGGAGGAGAAGCGGGGCTCGACGAATGTGCTGATACCGCCAATCCGAGGCAATATCTATGATTCAGGCGGAAAAGCAATTGCTTACTCCACTTCGACGCAATCGCTTTATTACAGCATTGAGCCGGGTACGAAGAAAGAGGATTCACTTGAGACCGCAAGACAGCTCTACTACGTGTTCCAGCAGAAAGGCGACCCGAAGGCTGCCATCTCGCTAGAGACGATCGTCAAGAACATGGACCTCGATTATAAGAAGAATACGGTATCCGTTCCGCGAAGAATCAAGAGCGGCCTCTCCGAGAAGGAGATCGCCTATTTCATGGAGAATCGCGATCATTACAAGGGGATCGATATTGTAGAAGAGAGCATTCGCCATTATGATTCGAGCCGGACATCTGTACAGCTCGTCGGTTACTTGAAGAAGTATGGCGGCGGAGCCGAGAATAATCTATACAAGGAACGCGGCAAGACTGACGATCCGCGCTTGAAATATTTGCAGACCGAGGATGTTGGCTTTGACGGTCTAGAGTACTTATATCAGGATATCCTTCGCGGCAAGAATGGCCTCAAGACTTATCCGGTGAATGCGGCAAGCCGTATCATCGGTCCGCCTGTCATTACGAAGCCGGAGAAGGGCGACAACATCTACCTGACCATTAACCGGAATGTGCAGGAAGCGACGGAGCAAGCCATTATGGACCAGCTGCATTTCTTGCAGACGACGCCTGACCGTGAGCGTCACCGGGATAATGCGAAGACCGGTTACGCTGTGGCGATGGAAGTCAAGACAGGCAAAATCATCGCCATGGCGAGCATGCCGGACTACGACCCGAATATCTGGGAAGGCGGCAAAATCAGCTCGGAAGACTACGATACCATCAGCAGTGTGCTGCAGAACGGAACGATCAGTCCGGTTATCGGACCTTATAAGGATCCGAAGGAGCAGCGCAAGCATCCTTCATCCGTCGTGTTCCTAGGTTCCACGCAGAAGCCATTGTCGATCTTGATCGGTCTCAATGAGAAGCTCTTTACGACTACAAGCACGTATACCGATACCGGCTCGTTCTACTACGGTAAAGGCGCGTCGCGCAGACGGATCGGTAACTCGAAAGGGCATGCATACGGGACGCTGGATCCAGCATCTGCAATTGCCCATTCCTCCAACCCGTTCATGTCCAAAATGGTCGGAGATGCGCTATACCGCCGAGATCCGGAGAACGGTGTAGACATCTGGGACAGCTACGTGAAGCAGTTCGGTCTTGGCGTGAGCACAGAGAGCGGTCTTCTTAACGAGAGCAAAGGCGTTATCGGTTACTTCCACGAGCGGGAAGCGGCGTCATCGCAATCCGCGCTAATTCTGGCCTCTTTCGGCCAGATGGGCCGTTATACGACGCTGCAGCTGGCGCAATATGCTGCAACGCTCGCGAGCCATGGCAAGCGGATGAAGCCGCAGTTCGTGAAGGAGATTCGTGACGCTGACGGCAAAGTGGTGCAGTCCTACCAGCCAGAAGTGCTTAATACGATCAACTTCCCGGATGAATACTGGAAGGAAATCGAGAAAGGGATGCTTAATGTAAGCATCACTGAATTCAATAATGCACCTTACAAAGTGCTTCGGAAAACAGGTACATCACAACAGCAAGTAAGCGGCGCTATCGTTGAGAACTCCGTATTTATCGCTTCTGCTCCAGCAGAAGATCCTGTTATTGCGGTTGCGGTTGTCATTCCTGAAGGCGGCTTCGGCGCATACGGTGCTGCTCCTGTTGCACGCAAAATCTTCGACGCATACAACGATGAGATCGGCCTCCATGGCGTCCCAGCGAAACCGAAAACACCGACAACGCCTCCGGCGAATAGTGCAGGTACAGGAGCAGGTACAGGAGCAGGAACTCCGGTGAACGGTGCGACGGCGAATGGGAATGCGAATCAGAATGCGAATAAAAATACGAATACGAATACGAATGCAAATGCTGGAAAGCCTCAAACTTGA
- the gerQ gene encoding spore coat protein GerQ has protein sequence MSNGYGYGYKPTAVSPANTGPAFGGYGYYPQQQQMPTPLPAPVPTPFVAGAQAQAMPPMVPNGSFVTPMGGTVVTVPATEESYVENILRLNRGKMATFYMTYENNREWNAKVFRGIIEAAGRDHIIISDPSTGMRYLLLTLNLDYVTFDGPINYEYTFNGVTISNTTAMPTTTATAPMGR, from the coding sequence ATGTCAAACGGTTACGGTTACGGGTACAAACCAACAGCGGTAAGTCCAGCAAATACAGGACCAGCATTCGGTGGCTACGGCTATTATCCGCAGCAGCAGCAAATGCCGACTCCGCTCCCGGCTCCAGTGCCAACGCCATTCGTAGCTGGCGCTCAAGCTCAGGCTATGCCGCCAATGGTACCAAACGGTTCTTTTGTAACACCTATGGGCGGTACCGTCGTTACGGTGCCTGCGACAGAGGAGTCCTATGTGGAGAACATCCTCCGTCTGAACCGCGGCAAAATGGCTACATTCTATATGACGTACGAGAACAACCGCGAATGGAACGCGAAAGTGTTCCGCGGCATTATCGAAGCTGCCGGACGCGATCATATCATCATTAGCGATCCTTCGACTGGCATGCGCTACTTACTGCTGACATTGAACCTCGATTATGTTACGTTCGATGGTCCAATCAACTACGAGTATACGTTTAACGGCGTGACAATCTCCAATACGACGGCTATGCCTACGACGACGGCTACAGCCCCAATGGGCCGCTAA